A genomic region of Trichothermofontia sichuanensis B231 contains the following coding sequences:
- a CDS encoding M42 family metallopeptidase yields MTYTSVTHPTIYDRLFATIANLVLHHSPSGQEGEVDQVITAQLTALNVDFWQDEAGNIIAKLPGQNPDRAIAITAHKDEIGMIVKTVKSDGRVEVRKLGGSFPWIYGEGVVDLLGDRETISGILSFGSRHVSHDSPQNVYQDKKPLRWENAWIETKRSATELAELGIRPGTRVVVGKHRKHPLRLQDYIASYTLDNKASVAILLALAEQITTPTVDVYLVASAKEEVGAIGALYFSQRQRLNALIALEICPLAPEYPVEDSTAPVLLSQDGYGLYDEFLNNQIRQAAAALNIPLQLAAITGFGSDGSIAMKFGHVPRAACLSFPTQNTHGYEIAHLGAIANCIDILKQFCTDNSMAM; encoded by the coding sequence ATGACTTACACTTCTGTCACTCATCCGACTATCTACGATCGCTTATTTGCAACCATTGCAAATCTGGTTTTGCACCACTCTCCCAGCGGTCAAGAAGGGGAAGTTGATCAGGTAATTACTGCCCAATTGACGGCTCTAAATGTCGACTTCTGGCAAGACGAGGCGGGTAATATCATCGCCAAATTGCCTGGTCAAAATCCTGATCGCGCCATCGCGATTACGGCTCACAAGGATGAAATTGGCATGATCGTGAAAACGGTTAAATCCGATGGACGGGTGGAAGTGCGTAAGTTAGGGGGATCGTTTCCCTGGATCTATGGCGAAGGTGTTGTTGATCTGCTGGGCGATCGCGAAACCATTAGCGGAATTCTCAGTTTTGGTTCGCGCCATGTCTCCCACGATTCCCCTCAAAATGTCTACCAAGATAAGAAACCCCTGCGTTGGGAAAATGCCTGGATAGAAACCAAACGATCGGCGACTGAATTAGCGGAATTGGGCATTCGTCCTGGCACGCGTGTTGTTGTTGGTAAACACCGAAAACACCCCCTCCGGCTCCAGGATTACATTGCTAGTTATACACTGGATAATAAGGCATCAGTGGCGATTTTACTGGCTTTGGCAGAGCAGATCACAACCCCTACGGTTGATGTTTACTTAGTGGCTTCGGCTAAAGAGGAAGTTGGCGCGATCGGTGCCCTCTATTTCAGCCAGCGCCAGCGACTTAATGCCCTGATTGCTCTGGAGATCTGCCCCCTTGCTCCCGAATATCCCGTTGAAGATAGTACGGCCCCTGTTTTACTTTCCCAGGATGGCTATGGTCTCTATGACGAATTTCTGAACAATCAGATCCGTCAGGCGGCGGCAGCATTAAATATTCCGCTACAATTAGCCGCTATCACTGGCTTTGGAAGTGATGGTTCGATCGCGATGAAATTTGGTCATGTCCCCCGCGCGGCCTGCCTCAGCTTCCCAACCCAAAATACTCACGGCTATGAAATTGCCCACCTAGGTGCGATCGCCAACTGTATTGATATTCTTAAACAATTCTGTACCGACAACTCAATGGCTATGTAG
- the murG gene encoding undecaprenyldiphospho-muramoylpentapeptide beta-N-acetylglucosaminyltransferase, translated as MTPTTPKRLLIAASGTGGHLFPALAVAEALSDYEITWLGVPDRLEVTLIPPHYPLKTVAIGGMQQGLGLSTLGLLGRMTLAMLQVRRWLKQGHFCGVFTTGGYIAAPAILAARSLGLPVILHESNAIPGKVTTWLSRWCTVTAIGFAQAAARLPQARTMTVGTPVRSQFFQSTQAPLPLAVPDTAPLLVVVGGSQGAVAVNQLVRQCAPTWLEAGIWIVHLTGEHDPDRWALQHPHYLALPFWEQMASLLTRANLVISRAGAGSLTELAITGTPSILIPYPYAAEDHQTYNAQIFADAGAALWLPQSQLTPELLREKVLSLLQAEGALAQMAKRAQAIAVPDSAQQVANLIRQLSDPSGILG; from the coding sequence GTGACGCCAACGACGCCTAAACGCCTGTTAATTGCTGCTAGTGGTACCGGGGGGCATCTTTTCCCGGCTTTAGCAGTAGCCGAAGCCCTATCTGATTATGAGATTACCTGGTTAGGGGTGCCCGATCGCCTAGAGGTCACGCTCATCCCCCCCCACTATCCCCTGAAGACGGTTGCGATCGGAGGTATGCAGCAAGGGCTGGGATTATCAACCCTGGGGCTGCTGGGGCGCATGACGCTGGCCATGTTACAGGTTCGACGCTGGTTAAAACAGGGACATTTTTGTGGGGTGTTTACCACGGGGGGGTATATTGCGGCGCCGGCGATTTTGGCAGCGCGATCGCTGGGGTTGCCAGTGATTTTGCATGAGTCGAATGCCATTCCGGGGAAGGTGACGACTTGGTTGAGCCGGTGGTGTACGGTGACGGCGATCGGGTTTGCGCAGGCGGCGGCCCGGTTACCCCAAGCCAGAACGATGACCGTGGGTACCCCCGTGCGATCGCAGTTTTTCCAATCAACCCAGGCGCCGTTACCATTAGCGGTGCCTGACACGGCCCCCTTGCTCGTCGTTGTGGGGGGAAGCCAGGGGGCTGTTGCGGTCAATCAATTGGTGCGCCAGTGTGCCCCGACCTGGTTAGAGGCGGGGATTTGGATCGTGCATCTGACGGGGGAACATGATCCCGATCGCTGGGCGTTGCAGCATCCCCATTACCTAGCCTTGCCGTTTTGGGAGCAGATGGCCAGTTTGTTAACGCGGGCAAATCTGGTCATTAGTCGAGCGGGGGCGGGTAGTTTAACGGAGTTAGCGATAACAGGTACACCCTCAATCCTGATTCCCTACCCCTATGCTGCCGAGGATCACCAGACCTATAATGCCCAAATTTTCGCTGATGCAGGGGCAGCCTTGTGGCTGCCGCAAAGTCAGTTAACCCCAGAGTTATTGCGGGAAAAGGTGCTGAGTTTGCTTCAGGCTGAGGGAGCCTTGGCGCAGATGGCCAAGCGAGCACAGGCGATCGCGGTTCCCGACAGTGCCCAACAGGTCGCCAATTTAATTCGACAACTATCTGACCCTTCTGGGATTTTGGGGTAA